A single window of Plectropomus leopardus isolate mb chromosome 12, YSFRI_Pleo_2.0, whole genome shotgun sequence DNA harbors:
- the LOC121951272 gene encoding LOW QUALITY PROTEIN: uncharacterized protein LOC121951272 (The sequence of the model RefSeq protein was modified relative to this genomic sequence to represent the inferred CDS: deleted 2 bases in 1 codon), with the protein MKSWSRKFKRQEPDSVVGSFSSKRNSISSPPVPVWVTHTPTPDNITDDGDTNSTGHTSSSPPYTEKDDSKGSMKDRLKSLIPQSWGGLIHKWTKESDSFNGSEANTSTIQILPNGTRVSPPVSPLLERRNGGESLGNSSQSSHKPLLMESPSDDLLSQSQQEESLLTSIHPAEYYAEKLEVYNQKYSYLKSWPGLLRLLAGLQLLFGGMVFACVIAYIQKDSEWSNSYGLYNGVYNNGLGLSGYSYRGPMTPFILAVAGVCWIITLALLVMGMTMYYRTILLDAPWWPLTEAFINVALFLLYMAAGIVYLNDLNRGGLCYTTIGINPIMANLCRVDGGQMAGTAFIFINMTMYLGSFLVCLKMWRHEAARRERQYFENQPQEEFHQSIPLTPQKPKRISFKDEMDKSLSKDFINQTAVQKSPVSLSRDAASEYTPKVHIIADYIIKYPEISCVEEKEKYKAVFNDQYQEYKDLHRDISTTLDKFRELDVMMARLLREGKSQEERQRIQSILKKYQQKKSDPGFLEKKERCEYLKAKLSHLKNRIRTFDQEAMEKETMYEPRYYDRPPVYSPPYSTTSHSFYPPRSVHSPQSQYVPYNYNVPPDSYYVEERPQHFYRWFSPPGFVKTFQGATALMCFLIFACVASTLVWDMNGFGYGGYGVGPTGGVAGVESGYYGGSYGYGGSYMTPQSAKAAMISMAAINFLVSLGFLVGSFSRSRVMRGCRFYLTVFICDIILAVLQGIIDIIFVIGVNPMSQSSQSMLYNPMLMMCQNIQGNPSLSGSVGAGFPGKFPMYNQYLYHYCYMDPEEAVALVLGLMVVLALSLSAYYAYKTRSKIWRHGKANIYWDEPMVRSSEGQDVQDWVNHVGEVRSTQQAPTVVLSERAPPDMRAENSVVSYGNGTVSIHSEGNYKSNSLSADNSNRRSAEPLYQNSRVIVCSSSSSDEMDSTRKPPHHVEKNQRKGREPRPSAPEMIESPYETGYTTGDTGNELDRDHTNYLYRLYPEITSDEQRHQYKKEFDSDLARYKSLCAEMDDISDQMHKLSRELDVLDEGSMKYQGVADEYNRLKDLKRLPDYQAKKRQCKELRQKLFHIKRLVKIFDQGIC; encoded by the exons ATGAAAAGCTGGAGCAGGAAATTCAAGAGACAAGAGCCTGACAGTGTGGTCGGCTCCTTTTCGAGCAAGAGGAACTCCATTAGCAGTCCACCAGTGCCTGTGTGGGTtactcacacacccacaccagATAATATCACAGATGATGGTGATACTAACTCCACAGGCCACACTTCCAGCAGTCCACCGTATACAGAGAAGGACGACAGTAAAGGGAGTATGAAGGACAGGCTTAAGTCCCTCATCCCTCAGTCATGGGGGGGCCTCATCCATAAATGGACAAAGGAAAGTGACAGTTTTAATGGCTCTGAAGCCAACACCAGTACAATCCAAATCCTTCCTAATGGGACCAGGGTGAGCCCTCCTGTAAGTCCCCTGCTGGAGCGCAGAAACGGGGGTGAATCACTCGGCAACTCCAGCCAGAGCTCCCATAAGCCTTTGTTAATGGAGAGCCCGTCCGATGATCTGCTCAGTCAGAGCCAACAGGAGGAATCTCTCCTGACCAGCATCCACCCTGCAGAGTACTACGCCGAGAAGCTGGAGGTCTATAACCAGAAGTACTCTTATTTGAAATCCTGGCCGGGGTTGCTAAGACTTCTCGCTGGACTCCAGCTCCTGTTTGGGGGAATGGTCTTTGCTTGTGTCATCGCCTACATCCAGAAAGACAGTGAATGGTCCAACAGTTATGGACTCTATAACGGCGTATATAACAATGGACTGGGCCTGTCTGGGTACAGCTACAGAGGCCCCATGACTCCCTTCATACTGGCGGTGGCTGGAGTCTGCTGGATTATAACCCTCGCTCTCTTAGTAATGGGAATGACGATGTATTATCGCACCATCCTCCTCGACGCCCCCTGGTGGCCCCTGACGGAGGCCTTCATCAATGTGGCGCTCTTCCTACTCTACATGGCAGCAGGGATCGTCTATCTGAACGACTTGAACCGCGGTGGACTGTGCTACACCACAATAGGCATTAACCCCATCATGGCTAATCTGTGTAGAGTCGATGGGGGTCAGATGGCGGGAACggctttcattttcattaacatGACCATGTATCTGGGAAGCTTCCTGGTGTGTCTGAAGATGTGGAGACATGAGGCGGCACGAAGGGAGAGGCAGTACTTTGAGAACCAG CCTCAGGAGGAGTTTCACCAGTCCATCCCACTAACGCCCCAAAAACCAAAGCGCATATCATTCAAGGATGAAATGGATAAGTCACTGAGTAAAGATTTTATCAATCAAACTGCAGTCCAGAAGAGCCCAGTCAGTCTGAGCAGAGATGCAGCGTCTGAGTATACCCCCAAAGTACACATCATCGCAGACTATATCAT AAAGTATCCAGAGATCAGCTGTgtggaagaaaaggaaaagtacAAAGCAGTTTTCAATGACCAGTATCAGGAATACAAGGACCTCCACAGAGACATCAGCACCACCCTTGATAAGTTCAGAGAGTTGGATGTCATGATGGCACGACTCCTGAGAGAGGGAAAAAGCCAAGAG GAGCGGCAGAGAATTCAAAGCATTTTGAAGAAGTATCAGCAGAAAAAGAGT GACCCTGGCTTCCTAGAAAAAAAGGAACGCTGTGAATATCTGAAAGCTAAATTAAGCCATCTCAAAAACAGAATCCGCACTTTTGACCAGGAAGCCATGGAAAAGG AAACCATGTATGAGCCTCGGTACTACGACCGCCCCCCTGTGTACAGCCCGCCTTACAGCACTACCTCCCACAGTTTCTATCCCCCAAGGAGCGTCCACTCCCCCCAGAGCCAGTATGTCCCCTACAACTACAATGTCCCTCCAGACTCCTACTACGTTGAGGAGAGGCCTCAACACTTCTACCGCTGGTTTTCTCCTCCTGGCTTCGTCAAAACCTTCCAAGGAGCGACAGCACTCATGTGTTTCCTCATCTTCGCCTGCGTGGCTTCGACCTTGGTGTGGGACATGAATGGATTTGGGTACGGGGGCTACGGTGTTGGGCCCACAGGGGGGGTCGCAGGGGTGGAGTCGGGATATTATGGAGGCAGCTACGGCTACGGTGGCTCCTACATGACGCCACAGTCTGCCAAGGCGGCGATGATCTCCATGGCGGCTATTAACTTCTTGGTCTCACTGGGCTTCCTGGTCGGGAGTTTCTCAAGGTCACGGGTCATGAGGGGATGCAGGTTCTACCTcactgtgttcatttgtgaCATCATCTTAGCCGTCCTTCAG GGTATCATTGACATCATCTTCGTGATCGGGGTGAACCCGATGTCTCAGAGCTCACAGAGCATGCTGTACAATCCCATGCTGATGATGTGCCAGAACATCCAGGGCAACCCCAGCCTCAGCGGCAGCGTGGGAGCCGGTTTTCCTGGGAAGTTCCCCATGTACAATCAGTACCTGTACCATTACTGCTACATGGACCCGGAGGAG GCGGTTGCATTAGTGTTGGGTCTGATGGTGGTGTTGGCCCTGTCCCTGTCTGCTTACTACGCCTACAAGACCCGCAGCAAGATTTGGCGTCACGGCAAAGCTAACATCTACTGGGACGAGCCAATGGTCAGATCGTCGGAGGGCCAGGATGTCCAGGACTGG GTGAACCATGTTGGAGAGGTACGCAGCACCCAGCAGGCACCAACTGTTGTTTTATCAGAGAGAGCACCACCTGACATGAGGGCGGAGAACAGTGTGGTCTCCTATGGCAACGGAACAGTCAGCATCCACAGTGAGGGGAATTATAAAAGCAACAG TTTATCTGCTGACAACAGTAACCGTCGAAGTGCAGAGCCTCTGTACCAGAATAGCAGGGTCATAGTTTGTTCCAGCAGCTCCTCAGACGAGATGGACAGCACCAGGAAACCTCCTCATCATGTGGAGAAGAACCAGAGGAAGGGCCGAGAGCCAAGGCCGTCTGCTCCGGAGATGATTGAGTCCCCGTATGAAACTGGTTACACCACCGGAGACACTGGCAATGAGCTGGACCGGGACCACACAAACTACCTCTACAG GCTGTACCCAGAGATCACTTCAGACGAGCAGAGACACCAGTACAAAAAGGAGTTTGACTCTGATCTGGCCCGCTATAAG AGCCTCTGCGCCGAAATGGATGACATCAGTGACCAGATGCACAAGCTGAGCCGAGAACTGGACGTTTTGGACGAGGGCTCCATGAAGTACCAG ggtGTGGCAGACGAGTATAACCGACTCAAAGACCTGAAAAGG CTGCCGGACTATCAAGCAAAGAAGAGGCAGTGCAAAGAACTTCGGCAGAAACTTTTCCACATCAAACGTTTGGTGAAAATCTTTGACCAAGGTATTTGTTAG
- the nr2f6a gene encoding nuclear receptor subfamily 2 group F member 6a isoform X2 yields MAMVSGGWGDPNGGTNGLGDKSYLRGEEEDGSPQAGGSDMEAGDDDKSCVVDCVVCGDKSSGKHYGVFTCEGCKSFFKRSVRRNLSYTCRSNRECQIDQHHRNQCQYCRLKKCFRVGMRKEVQRGRIPPQPSLSPSITPIGGASGLGGGEFYNNNNNGGSGGGQPVSELISQLLRAEPYPSSRFGHQYNQQAGPDNAMGIDNICELAARLLFSTVEWARNIPYFPELPVSDQVALLRLSWSELFILNAAQSALPLHMAPLLAAAGFHSSPMSAERVVSFMDQVRVFQDQVDKLTRLQVDSAEYSCLKAIALFSPDACGLTDPVHVESLQEKAQVALTEYERMQYPSQPQRFGRLLLRLPALRAVPASLISQLFFMRLVGKTPIETLIRDMQLSGSSISWPYVPGQ; encoded by the exons ATGGCCATGGTGAGTGGGGGCTGGGGAGATCCCAATGGGGGCACCAACGGCTTGGGGGACAAGAGCTACctgaggggggaggaggaggacggctCTCCGCAGGCGGGAGGCAGCGACATGGAGGCCGGAGACGATGACAAGTCCTGCGTGGTGGACTGCGTGGTGTGCGGGGACAAGTCCAGCGGGAAACATTACGGCGTGTTCACGTGCGAGGGCTGCAAGAGCTTCTTCAAGCGGAGCGTCAGACGCAACCTCAGCTACACGTGCAG GTCAAACAGAGAGTGTCAGATTGACCAGCACCACAGGAACCAGTGCCAGTACTGTCGACTGAAGAAGTGTTTCCGTGTTGGCATGCGCAAAGAAG TTCAACGCGGTCGCATCCCACCTCAGCCAAGCCTCAGCCCCTCCATCACGCCCATAGGTGGCGCCAGCGGCCTGGGAGGGGGCGAGTtctataacaacaacaacaacggaGGAAGTGGTGGAGGTCAGCCGGTGTCGGAGCTCATTTCCCAGCTGCTGCGAGCCGAACCGTACCCCAGCAGTCGGTTTGGACACCAGTATAACCAGCAGGCCGGTCCGGATAATGCCATGGGGATCGATAACATCTGTGAACTGGCTGCCAGGCTTCTCTTCAGCACCGTGGAGTGGGCCAGAAACATCCCTTATTTCCCCGAGCTGCCTGTGTCAGACCAg GTGGCCCTGCTGAGGCTGAGCTGGAGCGAGCTGTTCATCCTCAACGCGGCTCAGTCGGCCCTGCCGCTCCACATGGCTCCTTTGTTGGCCGCGGCCGGCTTCCACTCCTCGCCCATGTCTGCAGAGCGCGTGGTGTCCTTCATGGACCAGGTGAGAGTGTTCCAGGACCAGGTGGACAAGCTGACCAGGCTGCAGGTGGACTCGGCTGAGTACAGCTGTCTCAAGGCCATCGCACTGTTCTCACCAG aCGCCTGTGGTCTAACAGACCCAGTCCACGTGGAGTCTCTGCAGGAGAAGGCTCAGGTGGCTCTGACGGAGTACGAGAGGATGCAGTACCCGAGTCAGCCTCAGCGCTTCGGACGCCTGCTCCTGCGCCTCCCGGCTCTGCGCGCCGTCCCCGCCAGCCTCATCTCGCAGCTCTTTTTTATGCGCCTGGTAGGAAAGACACCCATCGAGACGCTGATCCGTGACATGCAGCTCTCCGGAAGCTCAATCAGCTGGCCGTATGTCCCAGGACAGTAG
- the nr2f6a gene encoding nuclear receptor subfamily 2 group F member 6a isoform X1, whose product MAMVSGGWGDPNGGTNGLGDKSYLRGEEEDGSPQAGGSDMEAGDDDKSCVVDCVVCGDKSSGKHYGVFTCEGCKSFFKRSVRRNLSYTCRSNRECQIDQHHRNQCQYCRLKKCFRVGMRKEAVQRGRIPPQPSLSPSITPIGGASGLGGGEFYNNNNNGGSGGGQPVSELISQLLRAEPYPSSRFGHQYNQQAGPDNAMGIDNICELAARLLFSTVEWARNIPYFPELPVSDQVALLRLSWSELFILNAAQSALPLHMAPLLAAAGFHSSPMSAERVVSFMDQVRVFQDQVDKLTRLQVDSAEYSCLKAIALFSPDACGLTDPVHVESLQEKAQVALTEYERMQYPSQPQRFGRLLLRLPALRAVPASLISQLFFMRLVGKTPIETLIRDMQLSGSSISWPYVPGQ is encoded by the exons ATGGCCATGGTGAGTGGGGGCTGGGGAGATCCCAATGGGGGCACCAACGGCTTGGGGGACAAGAGCTACctgaggggggaggaggaggacggctCTCCGCAGGCGGGAGGCAGCGACATGGAGGCCGGAGACGATGACAAGTCCTGCGTGGTGGACTGCGTGGTGTGCGGGGACAAGTCCAGCGGGAAACATTACGGCGTGTTCACGTGCGAGGGCTGCAAGAGCTTCTTCAAGCGGAGCGTCAGACGCAACCTCAGCTACACGTGCAG GTCAAACAGAGAGTGTCAGATTGACCAGCACCACAGGAACCAGTGCCAGTACTGTCGACTGAAGAAGTGTTTCCGTGTTGGCATGCGCAAAGAAG CAGTTCAACGCGGTCGCATCCCACCTCAGCCAAGCCTCAGCCCCTCCATCACGCCCATAGGTGGCGCCAGCGGCCTGGGAGGGGGCGAGTtctataacaacaacaacaacggaGGAAGTGGTGGAGGTCAGCCGGTGTCGGAGCTCATTTCCCAGCTGCTGCGAGCCGAACCGTACCCCAGCAGTCGGTTTGGACACCAGTATAACCAGCAGGCCGGTCCGGATAATGCCATGGGGATCGATAACATCTGTGAACTGGCTGCCAGGCTTCTCTTCAGCACCGTGGAGTGGGCCAGAAACATCCCTTATTTCCCCGAGCTGCCTGTGTCAGACCAg GTGGCCCTGCTGAGGCTGAGCTGGAGCGAGCTGTTCATCCTCAACGCGGCTCAGTCGGCCCTGCCGCTCCACATGGCTCCTTTGTTGGCCGCGGCCGGCTTCCACTCCTCGCCCATGTCTGCAGAGCGCGTGGTGTCCTTCATGGACCAGGTGAGAGTGTTCCAGGACCAGGTGGACAAGCTGACCAGGCTGCAGGTGGACTCGGCTGAGTACAGCTGTCTCAAGGCCATCGCACTGTTCTCACCAG aCGCCTGTGGTCTAACAGACCCAGTCCACGTGGAGTCTCTGCAGGAGAAGGCTCAGGTGGCTCTGACGGAGTACGAGAGGATGCAGTACCCGAGTCAGCCTCAGCGCTTCGGACGCCTGCTCCTGCGCCTCCCGGCTCTGCGCGCCGTCCCCGCCAGCCTCATCTCGCAGCTCTTTTTTATGCGCCTGGTAGGAAAGACACCCATCGAGACGCTGATCCGTGACATGCAGCTCTCCGGAAGCTCAATCAGCTGGCCGTATGTCCCAGGACAGTAG